One part of the Thermodesulfobacteriota bacterium genome encodes these proteins:
- a CDS encoding permease-like cell division protein FtsX has product MRERLSLAWIDWRFAGRTLAVQSLGRFLLLFLMAFAFLALQLSGGATRYFASQYAVTAVLREAASPEESRGLAGRIAALPSVLSAQYRDPEDAWEEFLDAFPGVETIRDAGGNPLPGYIEIRFRHDRFTAGDVDAVLSALKPVELIEKVLAGEDSLPRLFKVQRAAAFFAWGMFALIAALFLVILKLQEQLRSAALSGDIGFLVERGISERRVAASRAAGSALAGILLSAVAVAAAAASLHFLLRRHPSLQAAVCAPEALLSPPALAASGVFVLCAAILFGASSLLGWTAVRPSGK; this is encoded by the coding sequence TTGAGAGAACGGCTTTCCCTCGCGTGGATCGACTGGCGGTTCGCGGGGCGAACCCTCGCCGTCCAGTCGCTCGGCCGATTCCTCCTCCTGTTCCTGATGGCCTTCGCCTTCCTCGCGCTGCAGCTGTCCGGCGGGGCGACCCGGTACTTCGCCTCGCAATACGCCGTCACGGCGGTGCTGAGGGAGGCGGCTTCCCCGGAGGAGTCGCGCGGGCTCGCGGGAAGGATCGCGGCGCTCCCTTCCGTCCTTTCCGCGCAGTACAGGGATCCGGAGGACGCGTGGGAGGAGTTCCTGGACGCGTTCCCGGGCGTCGAAACGATCCGGGACGCCGGCGGGAACCCGCTGCCGGGGTACATCGAGATCCGGTTCCGGCACGACCGGTTCACCGCGGGGGACGTGGACGCCGTGCTCTCCGCGCTGAAACCCGTGGAGCTGATCGAGAAGGTTCTGGCGGGCGAGGATTCCCTGCCCCGGCTCTTCAAGGTCCAGCGGGCGGCCGCGTTTTTCGCCTGGGGGATGTTCGCGCTGATCGCTGCGCTCTTCCTCGTCATCCTGAAGCTACAGGAGCAGCTTCGGTCCGCCGCGTTGTCGGGCGATATAGGGTTCCTCGTGGAGCGCGGCATTTCGGAACGTCGGGTGGCGGCGTCCCGCGCGGCGGGCTCGGCGCTTGCGGGGATCCTCCTGTCGGCCGTCGCCGTCGCCGCGGCCGCAGCCTCGCTCCATTTTCTCCTCCGGAGGCACCCGTCCCTCCAGGCCGCTGTCTGCGCCCCCGAGGCGCTCCTTTCTCCGCCCGCGCTGGCGGCGTCGGGAGTGTTCGTCCTTTGCGCGGCCATCCTCTTCGGCGCGTCGTCCCTCCTCGGGTGGACGGCGGTCCGGCCTTCCGGGAAGTGA
- a CDS encoding peptidoglycan DD-metalloendopeptidase family protein translates to MLRPAAVAIACLVLLLPALFLSGAASAAGESAELRRERSRLMEMKAREEKTAAELSEALRKEKLTKERVTVLQKRLNRQRELLAGIDRRLSALERRQDETEREVREISEAQGRTRSGIRRAARIAFERRRAEPAGPPVRPASERERYLMRGFLGADLEDFERLSQARERKERELSGIERQVEISERKMDREKKVGDSLLSRAETERKRLAGIEREKQAKQRELRALRARIARMESLVSRIERLAKERERLARKKAERKAGREAAPRPPAEPPRRFASLAGGLSSPMPGRIVTRFGKQHDPTFDVTIENRGVELEGASGALVKASAAGEVAFSGAVSGFGNVLILQHGSGLFSVYGKLDAFLARTGQEVAKGQVVGRLPESPTGKSVLYFELRAGGTAIDPASVISLDR, encoded by the coding sequence ATGCTTCGACCGGCGGCCGTCGCCATCGCCTGCCTCGTGCTGCTGCTCCCGGCGCTGTTTCTTTCGGGCGCGGCGTCCGCGGCCGGGGAATCGGCGGAGCTTCGCAGGGAACGGTCGCGCCTCATGGAGATGAAGGCGCGGGAGGAGAAGACGGCGGCGGAGCTTTCGGAGGCGCTACGGAAAGAGAAGCTCACCAAGGAGCGCGTGACCGTGCTCCAGAAGCGGCTGAACCGCCAGCGGGAGCTCCTCGCGGGGATCGACCGGAGGCTGTCGGCGCTGGAGCGGAGGCAGGACGAAACCGAGAGGGAGGTCCGGGAGATCTCGGAAGCTCAGGGGCGGACCCGGAGCGGCATCCGGCGCGCGGCCAGGATCGCCTTCGAGCGGCGCCGGGCGGAGCCGGCGGGTCCTCCGGTACGGCCAGCCTCCGAGCGCGAACGCTACCTGATGCGGGGATTCCTCGGGGCGGACCTTGAGGATTTCGAGCGTCTTTCGCAGGCGCGGGAGCGGAAGGAGCGGGAGCTGTCGGGGATCGAGCGGCAGGTCGAGATCTCCGAGCGCAAGATGGACAGGGAAAAGAAGGTGGGGGACAGCCTCCTGTCGCGGGCCGAGACGGAACGGAAGCGGCTCGCCGGCATCGAGCGGGAGAAACAGGCGAAGCAGAGGGAGCTGCGCGCGCTCCGGGCGAGGATCGCCCGCATGGAATCGCTCGTCTCCCGCATCGAGCGCCTGGCGAAGGAGCGGGAGCGTCTGGCCCGGAAGAAGGCGGAAAGGAAGGCCGGCCGGGAGGCGGCGCCCCGTCCGCCCGCGGAACCGCCGAGGCGGTTCGCTTCGCTGGCCGGAGGCCTGTCCTCCCCGATGCCCGGGAGGATCGTCACCCGTTTCGGGAAGCAGCACGATCCCACGTTCGATGTGACGATCGAGAACCGGGGAGTGGAGCTCGAGGGGGCATCCGGCGCCTTGGTGAAGGCATCCGCCGCGGGGGAGGTCGCGTTCTCCGGCGCCGTCTCGGGTTTCGGGAACGTGCTGATCCTTCAGCACGGGAGCGGGCTGTTCTCCGTCTACGGGAAGCTCGACGCCTTCCTGGCGAGGACGGGCCAGGAGGTCGCCAAGGGGCAAGTGGTCGGAAGGCTTCCGGAATCGCCGACGGGAAAATCGGTGTTATACTTTGAGTTGCGGGCGGGCGGAACGGCGATCGATCCCGCATCGGTGATTTCCCTGGATCGATAA
- a CDS encoding S41 family peptidase, which yields MEKGGSEARKGRARKLLGIAAVAAIFIAGFILGDLSTSRHSAQATVAYSKLKIFGDVLSTVQSSYVEEVSVDNLVKGAIDGMVQTLDPHSSYLTPDMLKQVEVETKGVFGGLGIEIGVKDGFLTIIAPIEDTPAARAGLQAGDRIVRIENESSKNMNVMEAVKRLRGEPGTKVTITIVRESVPEPKVYTITRELIKIKSVKSKTFPDGIGYIRLAQFQQDSHQEVEKALQEFRKSKEGLKGLVLDLRNNPGGLLDQAVRVADEFIESGLIVYTDGRIEAQKTKYSAHKEGTHTGFPIVVLVNAGSASASEIVAGALQDHGRAIILGQQTFGKASVQTILPLEDGSALRLTTARYYTPNGRSIQARGIEPDILVDDGREASTGHPGPMREKDIDRHLKGDGEEAPAAAPAPAIEKKKEGGNDSKAAPGKAEARKDDPKDPQLDRAVDLLRGWEIFKSRFIDKRKAS from the coding sequence ATGGAAAAGGGCGGGTCGGAAGCACGGAAGGGGCGCGCGCGGAAACTGCTCGGAATCGCGGCGGTGGCGGCGATCTTCATCGCGGGATTCATCTTGGGCGATCTCTCCACCTCGCGCCACTCGGCGCAGGCCACGGTCGCGTACAGCAAGCTGAAAATCTTCGGCGACGTCCTGTCGACCGTCCAGAGCAGCTACGTCGAGGAAGTGAGCGTGGACAACCTCGTCAAGGGGGCGATCGACGGAATGGTGCAGACGCTCGATCCCCACAGCAGCTACCTCACTCCCGACATGCTCAAGCAGGTCGAGGTGGAGACGAAGGGCGTCTTCGGAGGGCTCGGGATCGAGATCGGCGTCAAGGACGGATTCCTCACGATCATCGCCCCGATCGAGGACACGCCCGCGGCCCGCGCGGGGCTGCAGGCGGGCGACCGGATCGTCCGCATCGAGAACGAGTCCTCGAAGAACATGAACGTGATGGAGGCCGTGAAGCGGCTTCGCGGGGAGCCGGGAACGAAGGTGACGATCACGATCGTGCGCGAATCCGTCCCGGAGCCGAAGGTCTACACGATCACCCGGGAGCTCATCAAGATCAAGAGCGTCAAGTCGAAGACGTTTCCCGACGGGATCGGATACATCCGCCTGGCGCAGTTCCAGCAGGATTCCCACCAGGAGGTCGAAAAAGCGCTTCAAGAGTTCCGGAAGTCCAAAGAAGGGCTGAAGGGGCTTGTCCTCGACCTGCGGAACAACCCGGGGGGCCTCCTCGACCAGGCGGTCCGGGTGGCGGACGAGTTCATCGAATCGGGCCTCATCGTGTACACCGACGGCCGCATAGAAGCGCAGAAGACGAAATATTCGGCTCACAAGGAAGGAACCCATACCGGGTTCCCCATCGTCGTCCTGGTGAACGCGGGCTCCGCCTCTGCCTCCGAGATCGTGGCGGGCGCGCTCCAGGATCACGGGCGGGCGATCATCCTCGGCCAGCAGACTTTCGGGAAGGCCTCCGTCCAGACGATCCTCCCTCTCGAGGACGGCTCCGCCCTGCGGCTCACCACCGCGAGATATTACACGCCCAACGGGCGCTCCATCCAGGCCCGCGGGATCGAGCCCGACATCCTCGTGGACGACGGCAGGGAGGCGTCGACGGGGCATCCCGGGCCGATGCGGGAGAAGGACATCGATCGGCACCTGAAGGGCGACGGCGAGGAAGCGCCCGCGGCGGCCCCCGCGCCGGCGATCGAGAAGAAGAAGGAAGGCGGGAACGACTCGAAGGCGGCGCCGGGGAAGGCGGAGGCCCGCAAGGACGACCCGAAGGATCCCCAGCTCGACCGC